Genomic DNA from Fibrobacter sp. UWB10:
CCGCGCCCCGAAACTGAATCCCTGGTGGATATGGCCAAAGAGGCGCTCAAGGGAATCGAGAATCCGTTCATTGTCGAAGTGGGCACGGGAACAGCAGCGATTTCTATCGCTTGTGCGAAAGAAATCGCCGGAGCGAAAGTACTCGCCACCGACATTTCTGAAGACGCACTTTCGCTCGCTCGCGAAAACGCCGAAGCCAACGGCCTCGGCGAAACTCTCGCTTTTTCAAAAGGCGACTTGCTGGACGCCGTCACCGCAACTGACAAAATCGACTGTTTGATTGCAAATCTGCCGTACATTCCTGACGGCGAAAAAGGAAAGCTCCAGCCTGAAGTTGATAAATTCGACCCGGCACTCGCCCTCTATGGCGGACCGGACGGCCTTACGCTCGTGCGCAAGCTCTTGCAGCAGACCGAAGGCAAGCTAAACGCAGGCGCCCCGATTCTTTTGGAAATCGGGTCTGAACAAGCTGAAGTCTTGAAGAACGAAGCCGCCAACTACCCGTGGTTGGAATTCTCCGGAATCCACAAGGATTACTGCGGGAATGTGCGTTTCGTAAGTTATAAGGCGAAATAATCACGCGCCCACGGTGCAGCCGAGGGCGGAGAGGACGTAGGTTTCGCTTTCGCCCGCACGGTAAAATGGTAGCAGAGTTTCGTCGTCCACTAAAGAATCATCAAATCCATTCAGTTGAAGTTGTTCGTCTATACGGCGCTTAAACGAAGAAAAACCCGTGTTCCAAAGCGTCGCTGATTCATAATTGCTATACATTTTTTCCTCTAATTTTTAGAAAAACACACAAACTTACCAGTGCTTTTCTGTACAGCAAAATATAGAATCAAACAGATGTCAAATTATGACATCTGCAATTTTCGCGATTTTAGGGATTATTCCACAACGGTTGCGGTGACTTTGGCGTGGCCGACTTTTTCGAGGCCAAGCTTTTTGCCAGCGGCAGCGCTCAAGTCCAGTACACGGCCTTTAGCAAAGGGACCGCGGTCATTCACGCGCACTCTAACCTTTGCGCCAGAATCTTTGCGAACCACTTCGAGAATCGTTCCGAACGGAAGTTTCTTGTGGGCGCAAGTAAAATCATTCTGATTAAAAATTTCGCCACTAGCAGTCTTTTTACCATCGAAACCGGGGCCGTAGTAGCTTGCTTCGCCTTCGAACGTGGTACCGATGGCAGCCGTCTTTTTCTTTTTACCCGACTTAGTGGTCTGTGTCTGCGTTTTTTCTACAGAACGGTCGTGACCCTGGCGAGAAGCAATTTTGGCATTGCCGGTGGCACAATTAGACAAAAGCAGTGCTACAGCCACGAACAATGCAATTCGTGCAACAAACAGACCACGCTTACTCAAAATCGTACATGCTGTTGTATGTGTTTTCAAGAATTTCATCTTCCTGGCTCTTGACTTCGGCCTGCTTTTCTTCGGGCGCCTTGTTCAAACCTTCATAATACTGTGCAGACAGCTTTTCCACATGAAGTTGGCTGCTCTTGACGCGCTTGCGCAAGCGTTCCAAATCCTGATCCGTAATGGTCAAGCGGTTGTTCATGAGCGAAGCCGCTTTTTTGCCCCAAGGGGTTTGACCATACTTGTCGCGAAGGAGCTTGTAAGTGACCATGGTGCTGTCGATACGTTCCGGATTCATCTGGAAGTAAATCGCCTTCATGTAAAGGGCCTGAATGCCAGCCTGCGTTTCGGGGAATTCCTGATACAGGCTATCGAAACGCGTGAATGCACGGGCATAAGCCGAATCGACCAAATCCATTTGATCCAAGGGCATTTCGGTAGCGATTGTCCAGAGACTTTCGGCCACCATGTACTTTTCCTTGGCCATATCTTCGCGAGTCTTTAAAGTCACACGCATACCCAAGTTCACTTGAGCCTGCTTTGCGTATTCCGTTTCCGGATACTTTTCCATGATTTGCTTGTAGATTTCTTCGGCGCCATCGGGGTCATGCATGTATTCGTCGAAAATGAACGCCTTTGCATAGAGGGCGCGCAAAGACTTTGCGCTGTCGCCCGATTCAATCACCGTATTCAAGCGAGCAACGGCACTATCGACTTCGTCGAGCTTGAACAAGAACAGTTCGGCAATCAGGAATTCAGACTTGAAGAAATTGTCGACATTCGGAATGGAATCCTTGCGGGCACTATCGTTCTTGGTACGCATGGCCACCAAGCGCTTAAGGGCATCGCGACGGTCGCGGCTTTCCTGGCCCCATTTGCTGATGGTGCGAGAAATAAAGCTACTGTCGTAATAAACGATTGCCTTGTCGTAATCAATACGCTTGTGCTGTTCGTAATCGCCCAAGCAGAAATAACTACGCGACGCATGTTCAGAGCGCGGGTATTCCGTATTCACCTTCTGCAAAATGACAATTGCATCGGCATGACGTTCACCCAACATGGTCAGTTCGCCAATGCGAACCAGGTATTCCGGCTGTTTGGTTTCATATTCCGGATTCTTGTAGAGTTCCTTGTATTCGTCGGCGGCCTGCAGGTATTCCTTGCGGTTAGCCAAGCATTCTGCAGCCTGCTCCCCCGCCGTTTGCTGTTCACGCGGGTTCAATTCCTTAATTTCTTTAGCGGTATAATGTTCGCGAGACTTGTCCCAGTTTTCTTTCTTGAAATAAAGACCCGCAAGTCTGAAATGAGCCTTACCGCGCATAAAGGGCGTACCTGCGGTATCGGCCAAGACCGCTTCCAAAGAGGCAATTGCCTGGTCCGGGAATTCAGCCTGTTCGTCGAGCAACGAAAGAAGGTTCAAGCCCTGGAAGTAATACGGGTGATCCTTAGAAGCAATTACCGGTTCCAAGGCGAAACGGCTAATGTTATATTCGTGATTGCGATAAAGGCAATAAGCACGCTGGTATTCGACCGCCTGCATAGAATCGTGGTCGGCAAAGTAGCGTTCAAATTCGTCGTACTTGGTAATAGCCTTGCCCCATTCATGCTTATGGCGGAAAGATTCACCAATCAAGAACACTGCCTCGGCGGTACGTTTTTTGTTCTTGGGGAAACGTTCCAGCACGCGAGAGCCTTTTTCGATAATCTTGTCGTATTTCTGGCGTTCTTCGGAACCGGGCAGAGAATTTTCACTATCGGGAATGCTGTCCAAGCGAGCTTGGCGCATTTCTCCGGCCTGTTCATCCAGGCGTTCCGCATTGAACATATGGTTCAAGTAAGCACAGCAAGTACACCCCTCGAACACGAGGGCGAGCATTACAAGTGCCATGTAGCGGATACGTAGCATGGGAGTAAAGATACAAAATTAGAGTCTTTAAAACCCTAGTATTGGTTCAAGTACTTCGTGTAATCGCAGAGCTTGAGGCCTGGCGGGAGCGCAGACTTGTCAAAGCGGACCATACGGACTTCGGCCGGTTTACCCACCACGCGGGCAAGCATTTCAAAGTTGTCCTGCGTTTCCCATACGGCAGCATCGATAATCAGGCCGTCACCGCAATCGGTTTCGCCAGTGCTGTTGCCAATACCCGAGATTCTGGAGTTTTGCTTCAGAAGTCGAGTATAGATTTCGGGGGCAATTCCAAAATGATTCGTGGTCGAAGACGAGTCATGCACGACAACATGCACTTCGCGGAAATGATTCAAAGAATCGAAGACAACCGTGTAAGTATGCATGTACGGAGCAATAAAGAAGGTTTCTTGCCAGACATTCTTTGCCACAGGCCTGAAGTTTCCGATAGAATACTTCTTGAAGAATTCCTTGGGCGTTGCACCATAGCGCACCACATAATGGCCAAGCATGGTCGAGAAGTCATGAACCGTAGACGGAGCCATCGTTTCACGGAGGCTATCGACAGCACGGTTCAGGTTCGCGGTCAAGCCGTCGTTCTTGTTAATCGGAGCGGGCCTTGTAATGTTCGATTCCTGAATGCGCTGCTGAATATCAGGGTATTCCGGATCGATTTTCTGGATTTCCTGGAACTGCTTGCGGGCAAGGTCAAACTGGCGGCCCTTCAAATAAGCGCGGCCAAGAGCTTCCTTGAGCGGCAGGTTTTCGGGATACTTGTCGACCATGGGTTCCAAAATATCGAGGGCGGTCTGCGCACGGTCTTGCGGAGAAAGAACCACGCCGTTACCCGGGCCCGGAGGAGATTTTTCACCCAGAGTAGAAACAGCATCTCGGGCAGGAGCGTAATCCGGCATGAACGCCAGAATGCGCTGGTAAATTTTTTCGGCAGCATCAAAGTGGCCCTGGTATTCATCCATGTAGCCCTGCAAAAGCAAGAGCTTGACATTCATCGGATACTGAGAAAGGGCGTATTCGACCACGGCAGCGCAGCTATCCAACTGTCCGCTACGGTGATAAAGGTCAGCAAGGTTTTCGTAGGCGGCAGGGACATCGCCACTCGAGAGACTCACCACCGTCTTGAATTCATTTGCAGCCTGCAAGAATCGGCCATTTTCCATGAGGAGTTGGCCATACCAAAGCCTAGTCTGGTACAAGGCGGGCGCACGTTCAGAGGCCACGCGAGCAAGTTCAAGAGCAGCGGCTGCATTGCCGGTCTGGTAAATTTTACGGCTTTCAACGTAAGTCGACACGCCGGAACCCGGCAAGCGGGCCTGAAGCTTACCAATCAAAAGAGAAAGACGGTCCTGCTGATTATCCGAAAGCGGGCTCATTTCAAACAAAGTATTAATTTGTCCGAGAAGGGCCGGCAACAGGTCCGGATAAAGAACAATCACGCCATCATAAATATCATAGGCTGCCTGGTAAGAGCCCGAACGGGCAAGTTCTGTCGCACGGCGAAGTTCTGTTTGCACCTGCACCGGAACCTTGGCAATGTCGGCTGTCAAATCCGGGGTATCACCACGGGCAACGGTCGAACCGGCAGGCAAACCGTAAGGAATGCCGCCTACCGAAATTTTACTAGGGCCATAAACATCATAAATACGAAAGCCCGCAAAAGTAAGCAGGGCTCCGCAACAAAGGGTCAAAAACAAGTATGCAGCCCTACGGGCTGCCCAAGACGAATACGCCATTACTTTTCCAAGAAATCAGCCAGTTTTTCTTTATGTTCCTTGCTCTTTTGGAGACGACGCAAGGTTTTGTTCTTGATCTGGCGAACGCGTTCACGGCTCAGTTTCAAATCTTCACCGATATCCTTGAGCGTCGTATCTTCAACCGTATCAAGTCCGTAGAACATGCGAAGGATTTCTTCTTCGCGCTGCGGCAGGGCGGACAAGGTTTCCTGGATGAGCTTACGGCGTTCATCCTTTTCCATGTCTTCGTCCTGGTTTCCGTCGGAACCCAAGACATCCATAAGCGTGCTGACCGTGTCACCGTTACCGCCGACATTCGTGCTGTCGCCAATGGGGGCATCGAGCGAAATGTCCACGATTTTTTCCATGACCTCGACGATGTCCTTTTCGAACGGTGCGAATTCGTCCATGGCAATGGTACGATCGTAGTCACCGTCGTTCTGCATCAAGGCACGTTTAAAGCGGTTGACCAAGGCAAGCTTGTTGGGCGGAATTCGGACCGCGCCCACCTGTTCAAACAGGGCTTTTTGGATAGACTGGCGAATCCACCAGACCGCATAAGAAATAAACTTGACATCCTTACCCATATCAAAGCGTTTTGCCGCCTTGAACAGGCCGATATTTCCTTCGTTAATCAAATCAAGCAGGGAAAGTCCACGCCCCTGATACTTTCTTGCGACACTCACCACAAAACGGAGGTTACCCCGAATGAGGCGTTGCAAGGCCGACTTGCGGATTTCTTCCGCCTGATCGCTCTTGATAATCGCAAGCAGAGCCTCTTCTTCCTGAGGACTCAGGGTCGGAAACCTATTCAGATCCCTAAAATAAAGCGCTTCGTTTGCATCACTCATAGAAATACATACCTTCAATTCTTCTAAGGAAATTCCCCTTGAAGACTATCCAAATATGTCTTTTTACTTTGTTTTCGTCAAGTTATATAGCTTTTCGTAAGGGTAAATTCCCGAATTGTGCCCATCGCTAAAGGTAAGGCCCGCTGCATAGCGACCAATCGACTGCACTTTGACAAGCGTAATATCTTGAGGCACAGTAGATTCATCCAAAAGTTTTTCGCCTGTATGTTCATCGACACACAATGCACACGGACAAGCCAATCTCAAATCGCGAATAGCGCATGCGCCGCGACTACCGTCGTTCCATTCAAAACCGAGACGGCCATCCTTTGTCCTAAATACTTTCTTGGGCTGGATCATACATCCTCCTCGGGGAGTTCTGCGAATTCATAATTGAACGTCTTGAGCACACCGTCGCCTTCGGTCTTGAATACCGAGAGCGTGCGCACCATGGCATCGGCAGCCTGCATAAACGCCTTGGCCGATTCAGAATTGGGGTCACGGAGCACGGCAGGAGTTCCTTGGTCGCCACAATCGGCAACCGCGGGTTCGAGCGGAACCTTTGCAATAACCGGCACGCCCCAACTTTTGGCAATGCGGTCTCCACCACCTTCACGGAAAATATGATGAGCCTTGCCGCACTGGTCGCAAATAAAGTAACTCATGTTCTCGACGACGCCCACCACAGGTACGCCCACGGAATCGAACATAGCAAGTCCCTTTCGGCAGTCTGCAAGGGCTACTTCTTGCGGAGTGGTCACCACCACAGCACCCGCCATCGGGCAATTCTGCGTAAGGGTCAGCTGAATGTCGCCTGTTCCAGGAGGAAAGTCCACCAGCAGGTAGTCGAGCTTGCCCCAGCGCACATGATGGATAAAGTGCTGAATCATTTGCGACACCATCGGGCCACGCCAAATGGTCGCCTTGTCGCTGTCGGCAAACATGCACATAGACACAATGCTAATACCGCCCTTTGCTTCGACCGGGGCAATCGTATTGTCTTCAAAAACTTCGGGAGCGCGGTCGATACCGAACATGAGACCCATACTCGGGCCATAAATGTCGGCATCCAGAATGCCCACTCGGGCGCCCGAGAGGCTCAACGCCATAGCGAGGTTTGCCGTCACGGTGGACTTGCCTACGCCGCCCTTGCCGCTTGCGACCGCCACCACATGAGCGACATCGCCGATGTACGAAACTTTCGGAGCCTGCGCCGCCGTATTGGAGCTATCCACGCGACCTTGTGCGGTAAACGTCACATTCACTTCGCTTGCGCCAAGCGACTTCACAATCGTAATGCACTGGTCCTTGAACTTGTCGCGGATCGGGCATGCCGGCGTTGTAAGCTTAAGATCAAAGCTCACCTTGTCGCCATCGATCTTAAGATTCTGGACGAAGTTCAGTTCGACAATATTCTTGTGCAGGTCTGGGTCTTGGACCGCCTGCAGGGCCGTCATAATAGTCTGTTCATTCAACTGCATAATGTAGGTCGGCGCCGCGCGCCTTTGAACGATGAGGTCGCTCGCAAGCTCGCTTTGAGGTATGAGTTTGTTTCTGAATCAAAATTTAGATTTTTCGCAAAGCGAAAAAAGACACGTACCAACAGTACGCGTCTTTTATAGAAAGAGTCTGTTTTTAAAAATTAAATCTTGATTTTTGCGCCCATGAGCTTCACGAATTCGCGGACAATCGCCGTATCGCCAGGCCATGCCGGAGCAGTAACCAAGTTGCGGTCTACGACAGCTTCGTCTACGTTCACGGCCACATACTTGCCGCCAGCAAGAGTGATATCCGGGCCGACTGCGGGATAAGCCGTAGCCTTGTAGCCCTTCAGTACGCCAGCAGCCGCAAGCACCTGCGGACCGTGACAAATTGCAGCCACCGGTTTCTTAGCCTTGAAGAATTCCTTCACAATCTTGAGCACGCGTTCGTTGAGGCGAATGTATTCCGGAGCACGGCCGCCGGTAATGAACAAGCCTTCGTAATCCTTCACTTTTACCGCATCAAAGTCAGCGGTGAGCGCAAAGTTGTGTCCGCGAGATTCAGAATAAGTCTGTTCGCCCAGAAAATCGTGAATTGCAGTTGCAACCGTGTCGCCAGCCTTCTTGTCGGGGCACACCGCATCTACCTGGTAGCCCAACATAGACATCGACTGGAACGGAACCATGGTTTCATAGTCTTCGGTAAAATCGCCGCAGAGAAGCAGAACTTTCTTTGTCATTACGCACTCCTGATAAGTAGTTTGTTGTGTTTTTTACAGCCAACATAAGTTGGACTAATAAAATACATAAAACGTTACTCAAAAGTACGTATATAATTTTTAACAAGTTAATTCTAGAACTAGGTTCCAGAGAACTTGGGCATTCTCAGCAAGTGTGTCATACAAGGCGGCCATTCTTCTTCGTAATGACTTACCAAGATAATTGTCGTTTCTTTCGAAAGCAACTGCAACAAGCTAAAGATTTTGTCGCGGTATTCACCCTTGAGGCCTTGAGTCGGTTCGTCAAGCAAAAGCACCTTGGGCGGGCGGATAGCCGCACGCGCCATAAGCACCACGCGCTTGTCGATTGGCGACAAATCGCGGTAGCGAGCGTTCACATCTTCAAAACCCAAATAGTTCAGCCATTCCTTTGCCTTTGCGCGTTCTTCCCAAGTGGTATTGTCAGCCTTACAAAGATTTGCGGTAAAGCCCGTGCACAAGACTTCGGACAAGCTAAGGTCTTCGCGATACTGGAGCGCAAGTTCCGGCGAGAAAAATCCGAGTTTTGCCTTGTGATCCCAAATGTTCAGGCCATGGCCCGGGCGTTCGCCCAAAAGGGTAATCTCGTTGTTGTAAATCTGCGGGTGGTCTGCGGTAAGCATGCCAAGCAGCGTACTCTTGCCGGCACCGTTTTCGCCCATGACCGCCCAATGTTCTCCCTTGCGAACAGTCCAGTTCAGATTCTTGAGCACATCGGTTTCGCCAAATCGAACATTCACGTTCTTGAGCTCGAAAAGAATTTCAGGGTCCGAAGTGTCGGGAGTGCCGAGATTCACAATCTCGTAGCCCTTCAATTCCTTCTTGGAATACTTGGGGGCGGCAACTTCAGTTGGCAATTCGCCTGCATACGGAGTAAAAGTCTTGTTGGCGTAAACGAACGCCGGAATTTCAGGCAGTAATTCATCTTCACGGGCAAGGCGCACCGCCACCTTCAAGCCATCGCGTTTTGAAAGCTGAACCACGCTGGCCGCCAAGTGCCTGCGGTATTCCGGATCGAGGCCACCAAACAAATCGTTAAAGTAAACCCACTCGGGTTTTTCCATCCACATGCGGGCAAGCAATACGCGACGCAGTTCTCCGTTCGAAAGACTCAAAAGCTTGCGTTCCAGAACTTCGTCGGTCAAATCCGCAATCTTTAACGCTTCTTCCAATTTATCGGGGTCAGTTTCAGGCCATGCCATATCGTCGATATAGCGGTCGGTCTGCAAAAAGAACTTCTTTTTCAAGAGCAAGTGACGCACCAGCGGAGCTTCTTCGTCGTGCAGGCTAATAAAGCGCTGCTGAAAGAACGGCGCGAGCGCATGCTGAATCTTACGTTGCATCGCCTCCGACATGGTGGAGACATTTTCTTGCTGATTCAAAAAATGGGTAATGACTCTATCAAGATCTTCGCCCTCGGTGCTGAAAATCTGCACCTGCGGGAACATTTCAATCAGAGCCTCAAAACGCTTGAATTCCATGCGCCCAAATTTAGAAAAAAGTTACGGATTCAAATAACTAGAAGGTTGATACGGATCCTTGCATTCCTTAACATTATCGAGTTTTTCGTTCGAAAAGACAATCCGCAGCATTGTTGAATCCGTTACCGATTTTAAAAGTCCAGCCTCGTTGTAATCAAGCGAAAGCTTTCCGATTTTGTCTCTTGATTCGAAATGAAGCGGAAGAAAAACGAATGGGAAATCTCTCCAATACGACTCCTTATATTGAGCATAAGATTTGAGTTTTCCATTTTCACCATATTCGTGTGTTGTGATAACTGAATTGGGGGAATACCGCCATCCAGGGAAAAAAGTCTCTTCATAGAAAGACGAATCTAGCACACTGTTGCCAGCAGCATCAAATAGTTTGGTCCGAGAATTCACAAACTTATAAAACCATATTTCATCCGAAATTTCCTTCACTAATTTTTCATTCTCGTAATAACGAGTAATTTCCATTTCATAGCGTTTGCCACCGTATTTGACGATTTCACGATTTTCCTTAAACTTTCTCTTATAAAAGGCGACATTCCGTTTTGATTCGTCAAATATCTTCACGCTGTAATCCGCCGTATCGTTCGAAGAATATTCATAGCGATAAAAGTGACCACCTATTTTATACAGAACCGGGCGTTGCAAATTATCAAACAACATTTCTTCTGCACCGAGCCCATCACTCACATGCAAAGTACCTTCGGCATAAACTTCTCGCGTATTAAACGTATAACTGAGCATTTTTCCAGAAACGGAATCCAGTTTCATTTTATTTTCGCTAATTACCTCGTCACAGTGTCCGTCACGCCACTTACAGGCAACGCATTCCGTCACCACCCCATTTTTGCGCTTTCCCACATACAAGCCAGAGTTTCCCGAAAAGTCCGTCATCAATGTAACAACAGAATCTGCAGATTCCGCTTTAATCTCTGTTGCAACTCGGAAACAACTATCGTCTTTCGAATAATGCGTAAATAAAGTTCCCTCGCCCCACGTCGAACGGAGTTCTCCCTCCAAAGAATCCCTCACGTATCGTTGCGACAATTCGTATTCAGATTGCTGTCCTGGGATTTCTGGCAATTTAAAGAAGAAATCCGCCGTAGCTCCAACTTCCAAAAGCTCTTTCGGATCAAAATTATCCTCTCTCATGTAACGCGGTACTTCTCCGCATGCAAGCCCCTGCGAAAAATGCTTTGAATAAATAAGCATATCCAACGCCTTTTCCGAGCTATGGAAATCTTCGTCAGACAAGAAAAAGCCCGGATCCAAAGAAAGCACACGATAAAGGTGATAGCCGCAAAATCCCACAACAAGTAAAAACGGAATGGCCGAAATTAACAGAATAATTAGGAACTTTTTCATTTAGTTTTTTCCAAACGTGATTTTTCTTAAAATAGCTTTATCTTACCAATACAAGAAACTCCCCGGACTGCTCTGGGGAGTTTTTTTGGATGTGTTATAGGAAACTCTAGAACTTATTGAAGAAATCCCATGTGGCCTGCGGAACCCAAGTTTTATTCTGGCCGGGGTCCTTGTGATCCCAGATGTGGCCGCCGTTCTGTGTGCACCAGCGAACCGGGAAGCGTTCTTCAACAGTAGTGTAATCGTAGCACACGTGCGGACCGTTGCCGCCGTATTCCTGGGCCTTTTCGTTTTTGGCCTTGCCGCCTTCGGAGTTGAGTTCCAGGATGATATCGCGAGCGGCGCGACCCATCGTCGGAGTGCAAAGGTTGTCTTGCAAGCCAAGCACACCCATCCAACCGACACCCTTCTTTTGGCGCTGCGGGAGCCAGATGTTACGTTCGGCAGTTTCGTATACAGCTACAGCACGGAGCACATCCTGATGGTTCCAGGAAAGGCCATTGCTGAACATGGAGCCGTAGCTAAATCCAGTCGAGAACACGCGGCTAGAGTCAATGCAAAGGTTGCTCTGCAAATCGGCCAAAAGTTCATCGAAGAGCAGGTAGTCATCTTGACCCCACGGGGCCTGGTTTCCGTTACCTTCCGGCGCAACGAAGATTGCCGTCTTTTGGGTATCGAGCGGTTTTAAACCATAATAGCCTTCTTGCTGCACACCGCCGGCCCAGCCACCCATGCAATGCATGCCGAAAATAAGCTTGTACGGTTTCTTGTTGTCATAATTATCGGGAATATCAATGCGGATAGTGCGCTTGCCCTTGCTCCACTGGAATTCGTAGCTGCCGGACTTGACGCGGCTCCAAGTCTTGCCGCAACCACGCGTGGGAACCGGATCGTTCTTCAAGCCCCAACCGTAGGCATACTGCGGTTCCTGTTTTTGCTTTTTGAGCGTGAGAGCCAAATTCGTATCGAGATTGGTGAGCACCACCGAAAGCGTATCGAAGCCATCGGCGATGACCTTGAGCGTTTCGGTCGTTGTCAACCTCTTGAGAGCCGTCTTT
This window encodes:
- the prmC gene encoding peptide chain release factor N(5)-glutamine methyltransferase, whose amino-acid sequence is MTVLEILNRTKVFFEKKGIPDARLDAEYIISHGLQMKSRMDIYLNFEKPLTEAELDVLRQMVARRANREPLQHIIGDTSFRGFIIKCDPRALIPRPETESLVDMAKEALKGIENPFIVEVGTGTAAISIACAKEIAGAKVLATDISEDALSLARENAEANGLGETLAFSKGDLLDAVTATDKIDCLIANLPYIPDGEKGKLQPEVDKFDPALALYGGPDGLTLVRKLLQQTEGKLNAGAPILLEIGSEQAEVLKNEAANYPWLEFSGIHKDYCGNVRFVSYKAK
- a CDS encoding septal ring lytic transglycosylase RlpA family protein, translated to MKFLKTHTTACTILSKRGLFVARIALFVAVALLLSNCATGNAKIASRQGHDRSVEKTQTQTTKSGKKKKTAAIGTTFEGEASYYGPGFDGKKTASGEIFNQNDFTCAHKKLPFGTILEVVRKDSGAKVRVRVNDRGPFAKGRVLDLSAAAGKKLGLEKVGHAKVTATVVE
- a CDS encoding tetratricopeptide repeat protein, which gives rise to MLRIRYMALVMLALVFEGCTCCAYLNHMFNAERLDEQAGEMRQARLDSIPDSENSLPGSEERQKYDKIIEKGSRVLERFPKNKKRTAEAVFLIGESFRHKHEWGKAITKYDEFERYFADHDSMQAVEYQRAYCLYRNHEYNISRFALEPVIASKDHPYYFQGLNLLSLLDEQAEFPDQAIASLEAVLADTAGTPFMRGKAHFRLAGLYFKKENWDKSREHYTAKEIKELNPREQQTAGEQAAECLANRKEYLQAADEYKELYKNPEYETKQPEYLVRIGELTMLGERHADAIVILQKVNTEYPRSEHASRSYFCLGDYEQHKRIDYDKAIVYYDSSFISRTISKWGQESRDRRDALKRLVAMRTKNDSARKDSIPNVDNFFKSEFLIAELFLFKLDEVDSAVARLNTVIESGDSAKSLRALYAKAFIFDEYMHDPDGAEEIYKQIMEKYPETEYAKQAQVNLGMRVTLKTREDMAKEKYMVAESLWTIATEMPLDQMDLVDSAYARAFTRFDSLYQEFPETQAGIQALYMKAIYFQMNPERIDSTMVTYKLLRDKYGQTPWGKKAASLMNNRLTITDQDLERLRKRVKSSQLHVEKLSAQYYEGLNKAPEEKQAEVKSQEDEILENTYNSMYDFE
- a CDS encoding tetratricopeptide repeat protein; its protein translation is MAYSSWAARRAAYLFLTLCCGALLTFAGFRIYDVYGPSKISVGGIPYGLPAGSTVARGDTPDLTADIAKVPVQVQTELRRATELARSGSYQAAYDIYDGVIVLYPDLLPALLGQINTLFEMSPLSDNQQDRLSLLIGKLQARLPGSGVSTYVESRKIYQTGNAAAALELARVASERAPALYQTRLWYGQLLMENGRFLQAANEFKTVVSLSSGDVPAAYENLADLYHRSGQLDSCAAVVEYALSQYPMNVKLLLLQGYMDEYQGHFDAAEKIYQRILAFMPDYAPARDAVSTLGEKSPPGPGNGVVLSPQDRAQTALDILEPMVDKYPENLPLKEALGRAYLKGRQFDLARKQFQEIQKIDPEYPDIQQRIQESNITRPAPINKNDGLTANLNRAVDSLRETMAPSTVHDFSTMLGHYVVRYGATPKEFFKKYSIGNFRPVAKNVWQETFFIAPYMHTYTVVFDSLNHFREVHVVVHDSSSTTNHFGIAPEIYTRLLKQNSRISGIGNSTGETDCGDGLIIDAAVWETQDNFEMLARVVGKPAEVRMVRFDKSALPPGLKLCDYTKYLNQY
- a CDS encoding RNA polymerase sigma factor RpoD/SigA, which codes for MSDANEALYFRDLNRFPTLSPQEEEALLAIIKSDQAEEIRKSALQRLIRGNLRFVVSVARKYQGRGLSLLDLINEGNIGLFKAAKRFDMGKDVKFISYAVWWIRQSIQKALFEQVGAVRIPPNKLALVNRFKRALMQNDGDYDRTIAMDEFAPFEKDIVEVMEKIVDISLDAPIGDSTNVGGNGDTVSTLMDVLGSDGNQDEDMEKDERRKLIQETLSALPQREEEILRMFYGLDTVEDTTLKDIGEDLKLSRERVRQIKNKTLRRLQKSKEHKEKLADFLEK
- a CDS encoding DUF971 domain-containing protein: MIQPKKVFRTKDGRLGFEWNDGSRGACAIRDLRLACPCALCVDEHTGEKLLDESTVPQDITLVKVQSIGRYAAGLTFSDGHNSGIYPYEKLYNLTKTK
- a CDS encoding Mrp/NBP35 family ATP-binding protein: MQLNEQTIMTALQAVQDPDLHKNIVELNFVQNLKIDGDKVSFDLKLTTPACPIRDKFKDQCITIVKSLGASEVNVTFTAQGRVDSSNTAAQAPKVSYIGDVAHVVAVASGKGGVGKSTVTANLAMALSLSGARVGILDADIYGPSMGLMFGIDRAPEVFEDNTIAPVEAKGGISIVSMCMFADSDKATIWRGPMVSQMIQHFIHHVRWGKLDYLLVDFPPGTGDIQLTLTQNCPMAGAVVVTTPQEVALADCRKGLAMFDSVGVPVVGVVENMSYFICDQCGKAHHIFREGGGDRIAKSWGVPVIAKVPLEPAVADCGDQGTPAVLRDPNSESAKAFMQAADAMVRTLSVFKTEGDGVLKTFNYEFAELPEEDV
- a CDS encoding DJ-1/PfpI family protein; the protein is MTKKVLLLCGDFTEDYETMVPFQSMSMLGYQVDAVCPDKKAGDTVATAIHDFLGEQTYSESRGHNFALTADFDAVKVKDYEGLFITGGRAPEYIRLNERVLKIVKEFFKAKKPVAAICHGPQVLAAAGVLKGYKATAYPAVGPDITLAGGKYVAVNVDEAVVDRNLVTAPAWPGDTAIVREFVKLMGAKIKI
- a CDS encoding ATP-binding cassette domain-containing protein, with the protein product MEFKRFEALIEMFPQVQIFSTEGEDLDRVITHFLNQQENVSTMSEAMQRKIQHALAPFFQQRFISLHDEEAPLVRHLLLKKKFFLQTDRYIDDMAWPETDPDKLEEALKIADLTDEVLERKLLSLSNGELRRVLLARMWMEKPEWVYFNDLFGGLDPEYRRHLAASVVQLSKRDGLKVAVRLAREDELLPEIPAFVYANKTFTPYAGELPTEVAAPKYSKKELKGYEIVNLGTPDTSDPEILFELKNVNVRFGETDVLKNLNWTVRKGEHWAVMGENGAGKSTLLGMLTADHPQIYNNEITLLGERPGHGLNIWDHKAKLGFFSPELALQYREDLSLSEVLCTGFTANLCKADNTTWEERAKAKEWLNYLGFEDVNARYRDLSPIDKRVVLMARAAIRPPKVLLLDEPTQGLKGEYRDKIFSLLQLLSKETTIILVSHYEEEWPPCMTHLLRMPKFSGT